A single window of Paenibacillus sp. SYP-B4298 DNA harbors:
- a CDS encoding GNAT family N-acetyltransferase, giving the protein MKVIDITTEQQFAEASRIRKLVFVEEQGVPEENEFDEHDVDPATIHILALHEDQPAGTARLRVVDDAAKLERICVLAAYRKYGVGRVLMAKLEELARDAGHRKLKLNAQVHAEPFYEKLGFRTVSDVFLEENIPHVTMVKQLP; this is encoded by the coding sequence ATGAAGGTAATAGACATTACAACCGAGCAACAGTTTGCTGAGGCTTCTAGAATCAGGAAGCTTGTATTTGTAGAGGAGCAGGGCGTACCGGAGGAAAATGAGTTCGACGAGCACGACGTGGATCCGGCGACGATCCATATCCTTGCGCTGCATGAGGATCAGCCTGCGGGCACGGCCCGCCTGCGTGTGGTGGACGATGCAGCCAAGCTGGAGCGCATCTGTGTGCTTGCTGCGTACCGCAAGTATGGAGTAGGCCGTGTCCTGATGGCGAAGCTGGAGGAGCTGGCTAGAGACGCAGGACACAGGAAGCTGAAGCTGAACGCTCAGGTGCATGCGGAGCCGTTCTATGAGAAGCTGGGGTTCCGTACCGTATCCGACGTCTTCTTGGAGGAGAATATTCCTCATGTGACGATGGTCAAGCAGTTGCCATAG
- a CDS encoding LacI family DNA-binding transcriptional regulator — protein sequence MSNIKEVAKLAGVSVTTVSRVINNRGYINKETRAKVEQAMSTLDYHPNQIARALQRSQSDLIGMIVPDSKHPFFAELIHYVETYANEQNYKLLICNSLGYSDKEANYISMLRQNRVDGIVMCSHTLDLEQYKKVKMPIVSFDRIISSDIPYVGADNFQGGELATEHLIARGCRKLLHVSGPLTFDLLPNRRTDAFRLVCMKHDLPHRVIQGAPNKLTFEYYWDFIDQEVSKHLPEYDGVFCSNDILAYALYIYAVQHGIRVPEQLRIVGYDYHSFTRMLQNPKLTTIKQPIDRIGKMLCSSLIRLIEGEEELNNTVVGVELITGDTT from the coding sequence ATGTCCAATATTAAAGAAGTGGCCAAATTAGCCGGTGTTTCCGTGACCACGGTCTCCCGCGTCATTAATAATCGCGGCTATATCAACAAGGAGACCAGAGCCAAGGTGGAGCAGGCGATGTCCACGCTTGATTATCATCCGAATCAGATCGCCCGTGCGCTCCAGCGAAGCCAGTCTGATCTGATCGGTATGATTGTGCCGGATTCCAAGCATCCTTTCTTTGCCGAACTGATTCATTATGTGGAAACGTATGCCAACGAGCAAAACTATAAGCTCTTGATATGCAACTCATTAGGCTATTCAGATAAGGAAGCTAATTATATTAGCATGCTGCGGCAAAATCGGGTGGATGGGATCGTCATGTGCAGTCATACACTCGATCTGGAGCAATACAAGAAGGTCAAGATGCCGATTGTGTCGTTTGACCGGATTATTTCATCGGACATTCCGTATGTAGGGGCAGATAATTTTCAGGGCGGGGAGCTGGCGACTGAGCATCTGATTGCTCGCGGCTGCCGGAAGCTGCTGCATGTGTCCGGGCCGTTGACCTTCGACCTGCTCCCTAATCGGCGCACAGACGCCTTTCGGCTCGTTTGTATGAAGCATGATCTCCCACATCGAGTGATTCAAGGGGCGCCCAACAAGCTGACGTTCGAGTATTACTGGGATTTCATTGATCAGGAAGTGTCCAAGCATCTGCCGGAGTATGACGGGGTATTTTGCAGCAATGATATTTTGGCCTATGCCTTGTATATTTACGCGGTACAGCATGGCATTCGTGTGCCTGAGCAACTGCGCATCGTCGGCTATGATTACCATAGCTTTACACGAATGCTGCAAAATCCGAAGCTGACCACGATCAAGCAGCCGATCGACCGCATCGGCAAGATGCTGTGCTCCAGCCTGATTCGCTTGATCGAGGGCGAGGAGGAGCTGAACAATACGGTGGTTGGTGTGGAGCTGATCACTGGAGATACAACATAG
- a CDS encoding ABC transporter substrate-binding protein: protein MKSKLLTLAALTLALGSILSACGGDSTGSTDASSGGNTQASADKTSFSILIGKPEIAEQFEKTTKEYAQSHNVSISVIPLGNQTAYEKLATLYASNNAPTMMLLGQEIPDMTDKLVDLSDQPWVKHANVGTLDFVKDGDKIVGMPLTVEAFGLLYNKQVLDEAVGGSFDPSTIRTRDSLKELFDKIEATGKGAIHVSPMDWSLGAHLSNIFFTNQSPDSAERHAFLDKLKSGEADLSVNTVYNGWADTFDLMKQYNQAKGSPLAPVYDDGTLALAGGEVGIWFMGNWAYPQLKEVNPDGEFGFLPVPISNNPEDYGNSQISVGVPSYWTIDATTATAEQQQAAKEFMNWLVSDPAGQDAYVNRFNSIPVFDNFTVLPEDSLSVAIMNYTSSGHTLEWMNTYYPVGGWAQMGASMQKYLSNTIDRAAFTKELQDYWTSLK from the coding sequence ATGAAATCCAAGCTTCTAACATTAGCTGCACTAACCCTTGCGCTCGGCTCCATATTGTCCGCCTGCGGAGGCGATTCCACTGGGAGCACAGACGCATCTTCTGGCGGCAATACCCAAGCCTCAGCAGACAAAACCTCGTTCTCTATCCTGATTGGCAAGCCAGAGATTGCCGAACAATTCGAGAAGACGACGAAGGAATATGCTCAAAGCCATAATGTTAGCATTTCCGTTATTCCGCTCGGCAATCAGACCGCCTATGAGAAGCTAGCGACCTTGTATGCCTCGAACAATGCCCCTACCATGATGCTGCTTGGTCAGGAAATTCCCGATATGACCGATAAGCTGGTCGACTTGAGCGATCAGCCCTGGGTTAAACATGCAAACGTTGGCACACTGGATTTTGTGAAGGATGGGGACAAAATTGTAGGTATGCCACTGACCGTTGAGGCCTTCGGTCTCCTCTACAACAAGCAGGTGCTCGATGAGGCTGTCGGCGGCAGCTTCGATCCGTCCACCATCCGCACCCGCGATAGTCTGAAGGAGCTGTTCGACAAGATTGAGGCCACAGGCAAGGGCGCGATCCATGTGTCGCCAATGGATTGGTCGCTGGGCGCTCACCTCTCCAACATCTTCTTCACTAACCAATCGCCGGATTCGGCGGAACGCCATGCCTTCCTCGACAAGCTGAAGTCAGGCGAGGCGGATCTAAGCGTCAATACGGTCTATAACGGCTGGGCAGACACCTTCGACCTGATGAAGCAATACAATCAGGCCAAGGGCTCTCCGCTCGCTCCGGTATATGATGACGGTACACTGGCGCTCGCAGGGGGCGAGGTCGGCATCTGGTTCATGGGCAACTGGGCCTACCCTCAGTTGAAGGAGGTCAACCCGGATGGCGAGTTCGGCTTCCTGCCTGTACCCATCAGCAACAACCCGGAGGATTACGGCAACTCGCAGATTTCGGTCGGCGTTCCCTCCTACTGGACGATTGACGCGACCACAGCAACCGCCGAGCAGCAGCAAGCCGCCAAGGAGTTCATGAACTGGCTCGTTAGCGACCCTGCCGGGCAGGACGCTTATGTGAACCGCTTCAATTCCATCCCGGTCTTCGACAATTTCACTGTATTGCCTGAGGATTCGCTGTCTGTAGCGATCATGAACTACACCAGCAGTGGTCATACTCTAGAATGGATGAACACGTACTATCCGGTTGGCGGGTGGGCCCAGATGGGCGCCTCCATGCAGAAATATTTGTCCAACACCATCGACCGCGCAGCCTTCACCAAGGAACTGCAAGACTACTGGACCAGCTTGAAGTAA
- a CDS encoding carbohydrate ABC transporter permease, with the protein MYTEEKFSSRARAFLLFALLPLLAFAAVVAIPLLLGVYMTFTDSSGGALTTTFNGVAYYTQAFGDPLFWQSILLTLQYVLFSLVLTNVIAFVLALLVTSGMKGQNMFRLGFFTPNLIGGIILGFIWQFLFSRVFVYFGQALDIGWLSHSWLAEPTKAFWALVIVGVWQNSGYMMLIYIAGIQGIDKSLLEAASLDGATWWGQLLKVKIPLMISAFTISLFLTLQRSFMVFDTNLSLTNGGPYRSTEMIAMHVYNEAFKYQNLGAGQAKALVLFVIVAIIALAQVGIMKRMEVES; encoded by the coding sequence GTGTATACTGAAGAGAAATTTTCCAGCCGGGCAAGAGCGTTCCTCCTGTTCGCCCTTCTTCCATTGCTGGCCTTTGCCGCAGTGGTCGCCATTCCGCTGCTCCTCGGGGTCTATATGACCTTTACCGACTCCAGCGGAGGCGCTCTGACGACAACATTCAACGGTGTCGCCTATTATACGCAAGCGTTCGGCGACCCGCTCTTTTGGCAATCGATTCTGTTGACACTTCAATATGTTCTGTTCAGCCTGGTGCTGACGAATGTAATCGCCTTTGTGCTCGCTCTGCTGGTGACCAGCGGCATGAAGGGACAGAACATGTTCCGCCTCGGTTTCTTTACTCCTAACCTGATCGGCGGCATCATTCTCGGCTTTATCTGGCAGTTCCTGTTCTCGCGCGTCTTCGTCTATTTCGGTCAGGCACTGGATATAGGATGGTTGTCCCACTCCTGGCTTGCCGAACCGACCAAGGCATTCTGGGCGCTCGTCATTGTCGGCGTCTGGCAAAATTCCGGCTATATGATGCTCATCTACATCGCAGGCATTCAAGGCATTGACAAATCGCTGCTGGAGGCTGCCTCGCTCGACGGGGCAACATGGTGGGGTCAACTACTCAAGGTGAAAATTCCGCTGATGATCTCGGCGTTCACGATCAGCCTGTTCTTGACATTGCAGCGCAGCTTTATGGTGTTTGATACCAATCTGTCGCTGACGAACGGCGGTCCATATCGTTCTACCGAGATGATCGCGATGCATGTCTATAATGAAGCCTTCAAATATCAGAATCTGGGCGCCGGGCAGGCCAAAGCGCTGGTGCTGTTCGTCATCGTCGCCATCATCGCGCTGGCTCAGGTCGGCATTATGAAAAGAATGGAGGTCGAATCCTGA
- a CDS encoding carbohydrate ABC transporter permease, with product MTLLRRSIGPLKFVCVSLLLLVYIFPFLLIVINAFKTRLKVVSHPLSLPESLSWDNFASAMSKMNFAHALGNSLLITIVSVVLIVALSSMLAYYLVRWKTRTNGIILMALVASMIVPFQALMIPFVTIYGQFGLLNSKWMLCFYYLGFGLSLAAFMYHGFIKGIPKDLEQAAYVDGASRLQVFARIIFPILAPITTTIAILDVLWIWNDFLLPSLVLLTEENRTLPLSTFYFFGKYTSNYSEAMAALVLSIIPIIIFYLAMQRQIIKGVIDGAVK from the coding sequence ATGACTCTCCTGAGAAGAAGCATCGGCCCGCTCAAGTTCGTCTGCGTGTCGCTGCTGCTGCTGGTCTACATTTTCCCATTTCTGCTGATCGTCATCAATGCCTTCAAGACACGGCTCAAGGTCGTCTCACACCCGCTCTCTCTGCCGGAGAGCCTAAGCTGGGACAACTTCGCAAGTGCCATGAGCAAGATGAATTTCGCCCACGCGCTAGGCAATTCGCTACTCATTACAATCGTCTCTGTCGTGCTGATCGTGGCGCTCTCCTCCATGCTCGCCTATTATCTGGTGCGCTGGAAGACCCGGACGAACGGTATCATCCTGATGGCGCTGGTCGCCTCGATGATCGTGCCCTTCCAGGCGCTGATGATTCCATTCGTAACGATCTACGGGCAGTTCGGCCTACTGAACAGCAAGTGGATGCTCTGCTTCTATTACCTTGGCTTCGGCCTCAGTCTGGCAGCCTTCATGTACCACGGATTCATTAAGGGGATTCCGAAGGATCTGGAGCAGGCGGCCTATGTGGATGGCGCGTCACGGCTTCAGGTGTTCGCCCGCATCATCTTTCCGATCCTCGCGCCGATTACGACGACCATCGCTATCCTGGATGTGTTATGGATCTGGAACGACTTCCTGCTCCCTTCCCTGGTACTGCTGACGGAGGAGAATCGGACGCTGCCGCTGTCAACCTTTTACTTTTTCGGCAAGTACACCTCCAATTACAGCGAAGCGATGGCAGCTCTCGTGCTGTCGATTATCCCGATCATTATCTTCTATCTCGCGATGCAGCGCCAGATTATTAAAGGCGTCATCGACGGCGCGGTCAAATAA
- a CDS encoding glycoside hydrolase family 32 protein: protein MNHQDRIAAAESSLAQHRLRATNGAWYPQYHAAPPAGWMNDPNGFIYFNGEYHLFYQHHPYSPHWDNMHWGHLVSSNLVDWHHAPIALAPSEAYDLDGCFSGSAIEVDGKLYLLYTGNVWTGENRDADLLQVQCLAVSEDGRHFTKYAGNPVIRSAPDGDIHPHHFRDPKVWRHDGRYYMILGSRTLAHQGQALLYASPDLKEWSFVQVLAGGVEPYGYMWECPDLFPLNGQDVLILSPQGMQPDADNYHNLHQSGYFEGKLNYRTGRYTHGAFTMLDYGFDFYAPQTTTDSLGRRIMIAWMAMWESEMPEREEGWAGAMTLPRELRYEQGRLLTVPVPELARLRAELSETSGLSVSGPIDLTERFGLSGDVYELELLLQTQETRRLELLMRVDPATGEETRLIYDQEQQRLILDRSRSGQGPGGVRTAPMRAEDGQLHLRIFMDRSSIEVFAQHGELAMTARIYPGAQATGIRLAAEGRLEVLELRKWTLHRGMHTDRAEARRIPSA, encoded by the coding sequence ATGAATCATCAGGATCGCATTGCCGCGGCCGAGAGCTCGCTCGCACAGCACCGCTTAAGGGCAACGAACGGAGCCTGGTATCCGCAGTATCATGCCGCTCCGCCTGCGGGCTGGATGAACGACCCGAACGGCTTTATCTACTTTAATGGCGAATACCATCTGTTCTACCAGCATCACCCCTACTCGCCCCATTGGGACAATATGCATTGGGGGCATCTTGTCAGCAGCAATCTAGTGGACTGGCATCATGCCCCGATTGCACTCGCCCCCAGTGAAGCGTATGACCTGGACGGCTGCTTCTCCGGCAGCGCGATTGAAGTGGATGGCAAGCTCTATCTGCTCTACACCGGCAATGTGTGGACCGGCGAGAACCGTGATGCCGATCTGTTGCAGGTGCAGTGCCTCGCTGTAAGCGAGGACGGACGGCACTTCACGAAATATGCAGGCAATCCCGTTATTCGCTCAGCACCGGATGGCGACATCCATCCGCATCACTTTCGGGATCCCAAGGTGTGGCGGCATGATGGCCGCTACTATATGATTCTCGGCTCGCGCACGCTGGCTCATCAGGGTCAGGCGCTGCTGTATGCTTCGCCTGATCTCAAGGAGTGGAGCTTCGTCCAGGTGCTGGCGGGCGGCGTGGAGCCATACGGCTATATGTGGGAGTGTCCTGACTTATTCCCTCTGAACGGGCAAGACGTGCTTATCTTATCTCCACAGGGCATGCAGCCTGACGCCGACAACTATCATAATCTGCATCAGTCCGGTTATTTCGAAGGGAAACTGAACTATCGCACCGGTCGTTACACCCATGGAGCCTTCACCATGCTGGATTATGGCTTTGACTTCTATGCCCCGCAGACGACGACGGATAGCCTCGGAAGGCGTATCATGATCGCCTGGATGGCGATGTGGGAGAGCGAGATGCCGGAGCGAGAGGAAGGCTGGGCCGGGGCGATGACGCTGCCGCGCGAGCTGCGCTACGAGCAGGGACGGCTGCTCACCGTACCGGTGCCGGAGCTGGCGCGATTGCGTGCCGAGCTGTCGGAGACATCCGGACTGTCTGTAAGCGGTCCTATCGACCTGACGGAGCGCTTCGGCTTGTCCGGCGACGTCTACGAGCTGGAGCTGCTGTTGCAGACACAGGAGACGCGGCGCTTAGAGCTGCTGATGCGGGTAGACCCTGCCACAGGAGAGGAGACGCGACTCATCTACGATCAGGAGCAGCAGCGACTGATCCTTGACCGAAGCCGCTCAGGTCAAGGGCCGGGTGGTGTGCGCACAGCGCCGATGCGCGCAGAGGACGGGCAGCTCCACCTGCGTATCTTCATGGACCGCTCGTCCATAGAGGTGTTCGCGCAGCATGGAGAGCTCGCGATGACCGCCCGCATCTATCCCGGCGCACAGGCAACGGGCATCCGTCTGGCAGCCGAGGGACGGCTGGAGGTTCTGGAGCTGCGCAAGTGGACGCTCCACAGGGGGATGCACACCGATAGAGCCGAAGCACGTCGCATCCCGTCTGCTTGA
- a CDS encoding class I SAM-dependent methyltransferase has translation MKDEIKRLFDANASHYDPERRQLIPCFDDFYGMALSLVDSASPSPRILDLGTGTGLFAAMILEKYPAAQLTLVDLSDSMIAVAKERFGSSDRIDYLIADYTEMELDGGYDFVVSSLSIHHLPHPLKQRLFGKVHSWLRDGGAFVNADQAAGHTAAADAYYRKRWLESVHASGLAASSIEASLRRRALDINATVADQLSWMEQAGFTDVDCLYKSFDFTVFYGQKASSPAINA, from the coding sequence ATGAAGGACGAAATCAAACGGCTCTTTGATGCCAATGCCAGCCACTACGACCCGGAACGCCGACAGCTCATCCCTTGCTTTGACGACTTCTACGGAATGGCACTGTCCTTGGTAGACAGCGCCTCCCCCTCTCCCCGCATCCTTGACCTGGGCACAGGAACCGGCTTGTTCGCCGCGATGATACTGGAGAAATATCCAGCGGCGCAACTGACGCTGGTCGATCTGAGCGACAGCATGATCGCCGTAGCCAAGGAACGCTTCGGATCGTCGGATCGCATCGACTATCTGATCGCGGACTACACGGAGATGGAGCTGGATGGCGGTTATGACTTCGTCGTCTCCTCCCTGTCCATCCACCATCTGCCCCATCCGCTAAAGCAGCGCCTGTTTGGCAAGGTGCACTCCTGGCTGCGGGACGGCGGCGCCTTCGTCAATGCGGATCAGGCTGCAGGACATACCGCGGCAGCAGATGCTTACTACCGCAAGCGGTGGCTGGAGTCGGTGCACGCCAGCGGACTCGCCGCAAGCTCCATCGAGGCTTCGCTGCGCCGCAGAGCGCTGGACATCAACGCCACGGTTGCTGACCAGCTCTCATGGATGGAGCAGGCGGGCTTTACCGATGTCGATTGCTTGTACAAATCGTTTGACTTTACCGTTTTCTATGGTCAGAAGGCCAGCTCTCCTGCCATAAATGCATAA
- a CDS encoding response regulator, with product MRAILVDDEKLALMHLKKMLERDVQGVEVVGMFTDPVQVLDEAKKLSPDVMFLDIQMPEINGLEMGEQLQLQLPSTEIVFVTGYDQYAVQAFDLCALDYLMKPINRERLRKTVDRLRARLDTHKPVYSRDSQVMLHCFQSLKLQLQGGEPELIRWRTNKAQELFAYLLHSRQRMVNRDTLIELFWPDIEPDRGATQLYTTIYLIRRVLKTFNAGIDLQKGRLDAGYKLDIGDVLIDSEEWERQLKELPPLDVRSAPLHERILFEYKGDYFGDYGYLWAEPERERLRRLWIHHVQQLSEFYYERSLLSSAISINQFYQQLYPLDEQSYYNLMRCYAAGGKTVGVEQQYDLLSSRLELELDMKVSSEIRRWYEQWRSERGVS from the coding sequence ATGAGAGCGATATTGGTTGATGATGAGAAATTGGCCTTGATGCATCTGAAGAAGATGCTGGAGCGCGATGTGCAAGGTGTCGAGGTCGTCGGCATGTTTACAGATCCGGTTCAGGTGCTGGATGAAGCCAAGAAGCTGAGTCCCGATGTAATGTTTTTGGATATCCAGATGCCGGAGATCAATGGATTGGAGATGGGGGAGCAGTTGCAGCTTCAACTGCCCTCCACAGAGATAGTCTTTGTTACCGGGTATGATCAATATGCGGTTCAGGCATTTGATCTGTGCGCCTTGGACTATCTCATGAAACCGATTAACCGTGAGCGCCTGAGGAAGACCGTGGATCGGCTGCGCGCGCGGCTGGATACACATAAGCCCGTCTACAGCCGAGACAGCCAGGTTATGCTGCACTGCTTCCAATCATTGAAGCTGCAACTGCAAGGTGGCGAGCCAGAGTTGATCCGATGGCGTACTAACAAGGCGCAAGAGCTGTTTGCCTACCTGCTGCATAGCCGCCAGCGGATGGTTAACCGCGATACGCTGATCGAGTTGTTCTGGCCGGATATTGAACCGGATCGCGGAGCAACGCAACTATACACGACTATCTATCTGATCCGTCGTGTGCTCAAGACCTTTAATGCTGGAATCGATCTCCAGAAGGGACGGCTGGACGCCGGATACAAGCTGGATATTGGCGATGTGTTGATCGATTCGGAGGAGTGGGAGCGGCAGCTCAAGGAGCTGCCTCCGCTGGATGTCCGGTCTGCGCCGCTGCATGAGCGGATACTGTTCGAATATAAAGGCGACTACTTCGGCGATTACGGCTATCTCTGGGCGGAGCCGGAGCGTGAGCGTCTGCGACGTCTGTGGATTCATCATGTGCAGCAGCTCAGTGAATTCTATTATGAGCGCTCCCTGCTGTCATCGGCCATATCGATTAACCAGTTCTACCAGCAGCTCTATCCGCTGGATGAGCAGAGCTACTATAACCTGATGCGCTGTTATGCAGCCGGAGGCAAGACGGTCGGTGTAGAACAGCAATATGATCTGCTCAGCTCGCGGCTGGAGCTGGAGCTGGATATGAAAGTGAGCAGTGAAATCAGGCGATGGTATGAGCAGTGGCGGTCAGAGCGTGGCGTGTCGTAG